The Haliotis asinina isolate JCU_RB_2024 chromosome 16, JCU_Hal_asi_v2, whole genome shotgun sequence DNA segment CAGAGTTACAGATTTGGTTCATGCAATATCCTTCACgggtttgtctggttcaaactttATGTTTCCATGTTAAACACTTTCTTAGAGATAGGTCATTGATCGATTCATTGAGTAAGTAAGccatttgtatcagcatttcAATATTATTGCTGTAGGGGACATGAGAAACGGGCCACCCAGATCGTACTGATGCGGGGATATCGTACCCCCTACCCCAACCCCCCTCGGACTTAGAAATAAGAACAAATGTCTACAAAGAGTTTAAAATGCTGACAGATACAAAATGAACCATCGAAAACTTGCCATCTCAGGTAGAGGGGACACCTATTTCATCACATTATATACCTCCGATTTAGAAACaaaatatgtgttttaaaaatatCTTATTAACGCAGTTTTGGTAGAAAGGagtaatgtgttggaaaatcagaggtatatatatttttttcatttcaacgCGTTCGGTATTTTATCAAATTTAGAGTTactataatttcgttatatacctctgatttcccaacacagtatgtttatctcctaaatataccACGTTCCAGTTGTAACTTGGGCATTACTTCGTAATTGAAGGATTGTTTAAACAGTGCAAAATACGTTTCTCCTGTTAATGTGGGATTCCTCTGTTCACTGTTCAAAATTGTAACTTATAGATTCCCATTATCATTGAATCACCGGGTGCTTGATTCACCTGTCATTTGAGCAGTTAATGCTTCATTCGTTTATTACAAGCAGTTGGTATTTGATTCTTATGTTTACTTCTTAAAACATTTAATTGTTTATCGCCTTTTACTTGAAGCAAGTGACGAGCGACTGTCATTATAACTGAAGCATTACAAGATTGATTCTCCTTCTATCCGACGTGGCTGAATGTATGATCCTAATGTTTGATCTGTTATTTGAAGCAGTGAATACCTGATCCTCCTGTAGTTTAAGGCAGTAGATGTTTGACCTATAATTCGAAGTACTGAATGTTTGATCCTCCTTTATTCCAGGTACTGGATTTTTATTCCTCCTATTCTTCGAAGTACTAAATGTTTGATCCACCCAATATTCGAAGTACTGAATGTTTGATCCTACTGTCATTCGAAGTCTTGGATGTTTGGCTCTCCAGTTCTTTGAAGTACTGAATGTTTCATCCACCTAATATTATCAGCACTGAATATTAGATCCACCTGTTATTTGAAGTACTGAATGTTTGCGCCTATTATTCAAAGTAGTGAATGCTTGATCCACATAATATTCGGTGTACTAAATTTTTGATCCACCTGTTATTCGATGTACTGGATGCTTGATCCACATAATATTGGAAGTAGTGAATGTTTGATCCACCTGTTAATTGAATAAGGGAATGTATCTTTAGCCTATTATTTTAAGCAGTGGatgttttattctgttatttcaaacactgaatgtTTGATTCTAATCGTATTTGAAAGTAGAGAGGATtcccttgtttgtttgtttgtttgtttgtttgtttgtttgtttgtttgtttggctttttttctttttgttttttggttttttgaaAGAGTGAATGTTTGATTCTCCATTTTGCAGTAGTAGCTGATTTATTATTCATCCGTAAATGAAACATTGGATGTTTCATCCTACTGTTATTTGAAGCATTGGATGTCAGTGTTTGATCCTTCTGGTAACTGAAGCAGTAGGTGTCTAATTCTGTCAACTGCAGCAGCTGATTGTTCATTCAACCGTAAATGGAACGCGCACgcacttgtttgttttggtgtgagTGCATGTGTCCGTGTATGAGTGCAgtgcgtgtacgtgtgcgtgcgtgcgtgcgtgtgtgtgtgtgtttgtgtattctTCTGCTAAACCTCCTTTCCAAGTACAACAGGTTCTAAAAGAACAATGTAATTGTCAAGGTTcatctttttattctttatactTGTTTATTTCGAGAAACATATAACAAATAAAGTACAACAGGTAAGTAGAACAGAACCAGCTGTCCGTAAACAATTCTTCTTCGAAAACAGAAGAGCACCTGTAACAAATGAGAAAATAATAGTTTTATATGACACCGTGATAGTTGCAGAACGATGAACAAAACATGTCACTCCCACAGTTTTCTAAGTCACGATTTTGCATGTGACGAGGACTACGATTCTGGATTCGCAACGTCCCCAACGCCCCCGACCTCCATGACATCTCCGACATCCTCGACATTCCCGCGTGACAATAGTAATAGTCACGATTAATAGACAAGCGTGAGTATGCTGGGTCTTATAcctcttttagtaatattcaagcaatatcactgcgggcaACACCAGTAAAAGGGCCTCACACAGTGTAACCAAcgggggaactgaacccagtcCTTAGGCGTAGCGAGGGGGGGGATTTAACCACCAATGAACGTGAATTTGTTTGACGCCACACGGTGATACTGCAGCACATCAACATCCCAGATTGGGCGCGAAGAAAAGGTGAATGATGAGCAACGATCTTTACATGTGCAGGCACCATGATACgctatgtagtgagtgagtttagttttacgccgcactcaccaatatttcagccatatggcggcggtctgtaaataatcgggtctggaccagacaatccagtgatcaacaacatgagcatcgatctgcacaattgggaatcgaagacatgtgtcaaccaaatcagcgagcctgaccacccgatcccgttagtcgcctcttacgacaaacatagtcgccttttatggaaagcatgggttgctgaaggcctattctacctcgggaccttcacgggtcctatgtACCTGTAGGCGCATTTAGTCGCCTGTGACAGCAAGGTGTTACGTAGAGTACCATCACCGTCGTCAAACTAAACGTTTTTGGAACATTCGAACTGGCTTGGGTAGTTAATAACCATGTTCGATTCTGACTGACGTATACTCGGGACGAAATCCCTCAAAGCCAATAAGTAGCGGATCCTGGTGCGTTTAAGAACCGTTACGCTGTATACTGAGCTGCCGCTACGACGCGTTAGTTTTGTATTTACCACTAACGCTTCTATTTCTTCTTTCCAGCGTTGATGAGAGCCTGCAGAAGAGAAGCGTCGGAGgaactgctgctactgctgccgCCACCGCTAGAGATCGGGATTGGGATTGGGATGGGGTAATCTTCATCCGAGGATTCAGAAGATCCGGAGCTTCCTCCACAACCGCATCCTGATGACCCGGATGAGGAAGAACCTGATGAGCCGGATGAGTACTCGTCGTAGTGATGGATATTCTtcgtgtggtggtggtgatgatgatggtggtggtgatggtgacgaTGATGGTGGTGCGCCAGGGAGACGGCCACCAGCATTGCTATGGAATGGGAGATAAACGTTTATTACTTTTCTAGTGGCATTTTGGATGTTGGAAATCAGATAGAACAGGCATATATTGACAATTAAAGAAGTTGGTGATCGAgtagtcagtgagtttagtttcatgccgcttttagcaatactccattAATATAACGGCGATGGACGCAGCAATGGGTTTcgcacatggtacccatgtggagactcGAACCtggtcttcgtcgtgacgagtgaacgcttcaaccactggggTGTCCCATGGTCTAGTGATCTTATATAGAAATATGATCAAGATCATCACATTAAAAGCCGTTTCTAGTGACAAAACACCAGTCGAGTCATGAACTTTTGGCGTATATAAACTGAATTATCCTGAACAACAAATGTTTCGAATGTTCTATCTATCGACAGAAACATGACCAGAAACAAGACAGGATATTTGCGAACGAGTACAATGTTAATACAAAACGACTAAAACCTTACCAATGAGAAATAACAGACTTGTAACGCTAGCCATTGTACGTTCCAAATGTAAGAGCGGAGTGATGTAGAACCTCGTCCATAACTGTACTTATATACTATCCAGTCTAGCCTAAGTCTACATAACATAGGTGTAGCAATAATCTTCATGTTCCGAAATTCAGTCTTACCTGGGCCGCCTACAGGTGTGGTTAGGTACTCCACCTATAGCTGACAAAGAAAACATGCTATGACCGCCCTTAAAGAAAATGTTAATCGGCTTGTTGATCTCAGCGTCTTGCTGTGATTGAGATGTCTGTGATGGTTTGTGTACAGAATAAAAACATGGAGGTCAGTTGAACACGTAACAATATCACTGGAAGAATTTAATACTTTAACTTCATTTGATTGTAGGTTTCATCGTTGGTAAAACACAGTCAAACTGAAATATATCGGAGAATACAGGTTGAACTAATATTTGGGATACGTgaagttccggggtagaattggccttcagcaacccatgcttgtcgtaagaggtgactaacgggattgggtgatcaggctgaCTTGGTGGAACTGTGCAATCGTACCTAAagtacgtagatcgatgttgatcactggatcgtctggtccaggctcgattatttacggaccgtcTCCATGTATGTGGGGTATTGCTcggtgtggcttaaaactatatATTGTCACCCTCTATTGCCATTTGTAGCATCAATGAATGATTATGTTCAATATCCATATCATTACATTCAGCCTCCATTAGTAATATATTTGACATTCAAGCATGACGTGTTCAGCATTCATAAGCGACGTCTTATCC contains these protein-coding regions:
- the LOC137268799 gene encoding transcription factor Ken 2-like, which codes for MASVTSLLFLIAMLVAVSLAHHHHRHHHHHHHHHHHHTKNIHHYDEYSSGSSGSSSSGSSGCGCGGSSGSSESSDEDYPIPIPIPISSGGGSSSSSSSDASLLQALINAGKKK